The following are from one region of the Paracoccus sp. S3-43 genome:
- a CDS encoding Fic family protein, translating to MYIWEQEDWPRLTWQEGSIAAPLAAVRHEQGRLIGRMEALGFKLREEAVLQTLTQDVVKTSEIEGEQLDATQVRSSLARRLGIDIGALPPTDRNVEGIVEVMLDATRNYQAALTAERLLGWHAALFPTGRSGMTKIIVGDWRDDSTGPMQVVSGPYGREKVHYSAPPTPRVAGEMEAFLTWFNAPLTTDPVIKAALAHLWFVTIHPIEDGNGRIARAIADLALARSEGSSQQFYSMSAQIRAERNAYYDQLERTQKGGTDVTAWILWFLKCLGRAIDGADGVLAAVVAKGQFWERTAALALNERQIKVLNRLLDGFEGKMTSSKWAVIAKCSQDTANRDIAALLDLRLLRKGEGGGRSTHYELVL from the coding sequence GTGTATATCTGGGAGCAAGAGGACTGGCCAAGGCTGACCTGGCAGGAAGGCAGCATTGCCGCGCCTCTTGCTGCAGTCCGCCACGAGCAAGGGCGATTGATCGGCCGGATGGAGGCGCTGGGCTTCAAGCTACGCGAAGAGGCGGTCCTGCAGACCCTGACGCAGGATGTCGTCAAGACGAGCGAGATCGAGGGTGAGCAACTGGATGCCACTCAGGTGCGGTCATCCCTCGCCCGACGGCTTGGCATCGACATCGGCGCCCTGCCCCCGACCGATCGCAATGTGGAAGGCATCGTCGAGGTGATGCTGGACGCGACGCGGAACTATCAGGCCGCGCTTACAGCCGAGCGCCTTTTGGGATGGCATGCGGCTTTGTTCCCCACCGGCCGCAGCGGCATGACGAAGATCATCGTCGGGGACTGGCGCGATGACAGTACCGGCCCGATGCAGGTGGTGTCTGGGCCCTACGGTCGGGAGAAGGTTCACTACTCGGCCCCGCCCACACCGCGCGTCGCGGGGGAAATGGAAGCCTTCCTCACATGGTTCAACGCGCCCCTGACCACCGATCCGGTGATCAAGGCGGCGCTGGCGCATCTGTGGTTTGTGACGATCCACCCCATCGAGGACGGCAACGGCCGCATCGCCCGCGCCATCGCTGACCTGGCGCTTGCCCGGTCGGAGGGAAGCTCGCAGCAGTTCTACAGCATGTCCGCGCAGATTAGGGCCGAGAGGAACGCTTACTACGACCAGCTCGAGCGCACCCAGAAGGGTGGCACGGACGTCACGGCTTGGATCCTGTGGTTCCTCAAGTGCCTCGGCCGTGCCATCGACGGCGCAGATGGAGTCTTGGCGGCGGTCGTCGCCAAAGGCCAGTTCTGGGAACGCACTGCGGCGCTGGCGCTGAACGAACGCCAGATCAAGGTGCTGAACCGCCTGCTCGATGGCTTCGAGGGCAAGATGACCTCGTCGAAGTGGGCGGTGATCGCCAAGTGCTCCCAGGACACGGCGAACCGTGACATCGCGGCACTGTTGGACCTTAGGCTGCTGCGGAAAGGCGAAGGCGGCGGCCGCAGCACGCATTATGAGTTGGTGCTGTAA
- a CDS encoding DUF4336 domain-containing protein translates to MTDVTYPPLDRLKPVADGVWIVDSGPMKAMGVIPIPVRTTVIRLEAGGMLIHSPSRLTPDLRRQIEVIAPIGHLVAPNIAHWTFLKDWQQQFPEATTWGAPGLRNRAQVRRAGLRIDHDLEEAAPGWPGELEQIAVQGAGGFCEIALHHRPSRTLILADLVQNLERRKLPLVLRPLAAAAGVLAPDGRAPAYLRAIVKLGGASARDAGRRIVATRPERVIFAHGQWFDRDGAARLERSLRWLS, encoded by the coding sequence ATGACCGATGTCACCTATCCGCCGCTGGACAGGCTGAAGCCCGTGGCCGACGGCGTCTGGATCGTGGACAGCGGTCCGATGAAGGCCATGGGCGTGATCCCGATCCCGGTCAGGACCACCGTCATCCGGCTGGAGGCGGGCGGGATGCTGATCCACTCGCCGTCGCGCCTGACCCCGGACCTGCGGCGGCAGATCGAGGTGATCGCGCCCATCGGCCACCTTGTCGCGCCCAATATCGCCCACTGGACCTTTCTGAAGGACTGGCAGCAGCAGTTTCCCGAGGCGACAACCTGGGGCGCGCCGGGCCTGCGGAACCGCGCGCAGGTGCGCCGCGCGGGGTTGCGGATCGACCATGACCTGGAGGAGGCGGCACCCGGCTGGCCAGGTGAGCTGGAGCAGATCGCGGTCCAAGGGGCAGGCGGCTTTTGCGAGATCGCCTTGCATCACCGCCCCAGCCGCACTCTGATCCTGGCCGACCTGGTGCAGAACCTCGAACGTCGCAAGCTGCCGCTGGTCTTGCGCCCCCTTGCGGCGGCGGCGGGGGTGCTGGCGCCGGATGGCCGCGCCCCGGCCTATCTGCGGGCCATCGTCAAGCTGGGCGGCGCATCCGCGCGGGACGCAGGCCGCCGCATCGTCGCCACCCGTCCCGAGCGTGTGATCTTCGCCCACGGCCAGTGGTTCGACCGCGATGGCGCCGCACGGCTGGAACGGTCGCTGCGATGGCTGTCGTGA
- the dld gene encoding D-lactate dehydrogenase, translated as MTADTNTALLDSFRGIVGPRHVLTDAKKTRRFRKGYRFGEGEVLAVVQPGSLVEQWRVVQAAVAANKIVLMQAANTGLTGGSTPDGTDYDRDIVLINTTRLRGIQVIDEGRQVICLPGATLDTLEKALKPLGREPHSVIGSSCIGASVLGGVCNNSGGALVRRGPAFTQLANYGQVDDSGALQLVNHLGVRLGNDPEEILDRLERGAYVSGDILHDDGRAASDQNYGAHVRQVDADTPARFNADPGRLFEASGSAGKLVLFAVRLDTFPAEKSAVFYIGSNDTASLAAVRRHMLTAFDQLPIAGEYIHRDAFDIGEKYGKDVFLLIDRLGTERVPKAFAIKSRFDTIFESIGLRGLTDRLLQAMVSLLPGHLPPRITDFRRRFEHHLLVRVGVDSVDQTRDFLKTCFATQEGDFFECEAEEGRKAFLHRFAVASAAIRYRETHRRSVQDIVALDIALRCNDDEWFETLPDDIERKLAGKLYYGHFFCHVFHQDYIVKKGHDPIAIEHAMWHLLDERGAEYPAEHNVGHLYHAKPVLKDFYRELDPCNVFNPGIGHTSKLFRWEGSGEKPKGPPTAP; from the coding sequence ATGACCGCGGACACAAACACCGCGCTTCTGGACAGCTTCCGCGGCATCGTCGGCCCCCGCCACGTCCTGACCGATGCCAAGAAGACCCGCCGCTTCCGCAAGGGCTATCGCTTTGGGGAAGGCGAGGTTCTGGCCGTCGTCCAGCCGGGCAGCCTTGTCGAACAATGGCGCGTGGTGCAGGCGGCGGTCGCGGCGAACAAGATCGTGCTGATGCAGGCGGCGAATACCGGCCTGACCGGCGGGTCCACCCCCGACGGCACCGACTACGACCGCGACATCGTGCTGATCAACACCACCCGGCTGCGCGGGATCCAGGTGATAGACGAGGGGCGGCAGGTGATCTGCCTGCCCGGCGCCACGCTGGATACGCTGGAAAAGGCGCTGAAACCGCTGGGGCGCGAACCCCATTCGGTGATCGGATCGTCCTGCATCGGCGCCTCGGTGCTGGGCGGGGTCTGCAACAATTCGGGCGGCGCCTTGGTGCGACGCGGGCCTGCCTTCACGCAACTGGCGAACTATGGGCAGGTCGATGATTCCGGCGCGTTGCAACTGGTGAACCACCTGGGCGTCCGGCTGGGCAACGACCCCGAGGAGATCCTGGACCGGCTGGAACGCGGCGCCTACGTCTCCGGCGACATCCTCCATGATGACGGGCGCGCGGCCTCGGACCAGAACTATGGCGCCCATGTGCGGCAGGTCGATGCCGACACGCCCGCGCGCTTCAACGCCGATCCGGGCCGGCTGTTCGAGGCGTCAGGGTCGGCCGGCAAGCTGGTGCTGTTCGCGGTGCGCCTGGACACCTTTCCGGCCGAGAAAAGCGCGGTCTTCTACATCGGCTCGAACGACACGGCCAGCCTGGCCGCCGTGCGCCGCCACATGCTGACGGCCTTCGACCAGCTTCCCATTGCCGGGGAATACATCCACCGCGACGCTTTCGACATCGGCGAGAAATACGGCAAGGACGTGTTCCTGCTGATCGACCGGCTTGGCACCGAACGCGTCCCGAAAGCCTTCGCGATCAAGAGCCGCTTCGACACCATCTTCGAAAGCATCGGCCTGCGCGGGCTGACCGACAGGCTGTTGCAGGCCATGGTCTCGCTGCTGCCCGGCCATCTGCCGCCGCGCATCACGGATTTCCGCCGCCGATTTGAACACCATCTGCTGGTCCGGGTGGGCGTGGACAGCGTGGACCAGACGCGTGACTTCCTGAAGACCTGCTTTGCCACGCAAGAGGGCGATTTCTTCGAATGCGAGGCCGAGGAGGGGCGCAAGGCCTTCCTGCACCGTTTCGCGGTGGCAAGCGCCGCGATCCGCTACCGCGAGACGCATCGACGCTCGGTCCAGGACATCGTGGCCCTGGACATTGCCCTGCGCTGCAACGACGACGAATGGTTCGAAACCCTGCCCGACGATATCGAGCGGAAGCTGGCAGGCAAGCTGTATTACGGGCATTTCTTCTGCCACGTCTTCCACCAGGATTACATCGTGAAGAAGGGCCATGACCCCATCGCCATCGAACACGCGATGTGGCACCTGCTGGACGAACGGGGTGCGGAATACCCGGCCGAACACAATGTCGGCCATCTGTATCACGCCAAGCCGGTGCTGAAGGACTTTTACCGCGAGCTGGACCCCTGCAACGTCTTCAACCCCGGCATCGGCCATACATCGAAGCTGTTCCGATGGGAAGGAAGCGGCGAAAAGCCCAAGGGACCGCCTACTGCACCCTGA
- the lldD gene encoding FMN-dependent L-lactate dehydrogenase LldD, whose amino-acid sequence MIISASTDYREAARRRLPPFLFHYIDGGAYAEQTLRRNVSDLADIALRQRVLRNMSDLSLGTELWGEKLDLPMVLAPVGLTGMYARRGEVQAARAAEAKGVPLTLSTVSVCAIEEVAPAIDRPIWFQLYVLRDRGFMKNALERAQAAGVQTLVFTVDMPVPGARYRDAHSGMSGPNAEIRRVLQAVTRPRWAWDVGLHGKPHDLGNVSRYLGKATGLKDYIGWLGENFDPSISWADLEWIRDFWKGPIVIKGILDPQDARDAVAFGADGIIVSNHGGRQLDGVLSSARALPAIADAVKGDMKVLVDGGVRTGLDVARMIALGADAVMIGRAFIYALAAGGQAGVENLLDLFEKELRVAMTLCGAKSVSDLTRDLLAVDSLSAGHLAANAGLTS is encoded by the coding sequence ATGATCATCTCAGCCTCGACCGACTATCGCGAGGCGGCCCGGCGCAGGCTGCCGCCCTTTCTGTTCCACTATATCGACGGCGGCGCCTATGCCGAACAGACGCTGCGGCGTAATGTCTCGGACCTGGCCGACATCGCGCTGCGCCAGCGGGTGCTGCGCAACATGTCCGACCTGTCGCTGGGCACCGAATTGTGGGGCGAAAAGCTGGACCTGCCCATGGTTCTGGCACCGGTCGGCCTGACCGGCATGTATGCCCGCCGGGGCGAGGTGCAGGCGGCCCGCGCGGCCGAGGCGAAGGGCGTTCCGCTGACGCTCTCCACCGTGTCGGTCTGCGCTATCGAGGAGGTGGCCCCCGCCATCGACCGCCCGATCTGGTTCCAGCTTTACGTGCTGCGCGACCGGGGGTTCATGAAGAATGCCCTGGAACGCGCGCAGGCGGCGGGCGTGCAGACGCTGGTCTTCACCGTGGACATGCCGGTTCCTGGCGCCCGCTATCGCGACGCCCATTCGGGGATGAGCGGCCCGAACGCCGAGATCCGTCGCGTCCTGCAGGCCGTCACCCGTCCCCGCTGGGCCTGGGATGTGGGTCTGCACGGCAAGCCGCACGATCTGGGCAATGTCTCGCGCTACCTGGGCAAGGCCACCGGACTCAAGGATTACATCGGCTGGCTTGGTGAGAACTTCGATCCGTCGATCTCCTGGGCCGACCTGGAATGGATCCGCGACTTCTGGAAGGGACCGATCGTCATCAAGGGGATCCTGGATCCGCAGGACGCACGCGATGCGGTGGCCTTTGGCGCCGATGGCATCATCGTCAGCAACCACGGTGGGCGGCAGTTGGACGGCGTCCTGTCCTCGGCGCGGGCACTGCCGGCCATCGCCGATGCCGTCAAGGGCGACATGAAGGTGCTGGTGGACGGTGGCGTCCGCACCGGCCTGGACGTGGCGCGGATGATCGCGCTTGGCGCCGACGCGGTGATGATCGGGCGGGCCTTCATCTATGCCCTGGCGGCGGGCGGCCAGGCGGGGGTGGAAAACCTGCTGGACCTGTTCGAAAAGGAACTGCGCGTCGCCATGACGCTGTGCGGTGCAAAATCCGTGTCCGACCTGACGCGGGATTTGCTGGCCGTCGATTCCCTGTCCGCCGGTCATCTGGCGGCGAACGCGGGGCTCACGTCATGA
- a CDS encoding LysR substrate-binding domain-containing protein has translation MQPPDFCVRQWARTSGASLAHSPRSASRARPPIILRSTLDPTPGRWGPFGTPITPEAGSLFHAGQQLIVPDRRSRPHSHDLVLALFEQEGIEPHIIQNADEKQTMLNMVAAGIGAAIVPRWWSGLVPRGAHVCGLEISNDNSRAKLPLHVVWPRDVRDPSRDTVVEVCGRVIL, from the coding sequence ATGCAGCCGCCTGATTTTTGCGTTCGCCAGTGGGCTCGAACCAGTGGCGCCTCACTGGCTCACTCTCCACGATCAGCATCCCGCGCTCGGCCTCCGATAATCCTCAGAAGCACATTGGACCCAACCCCCGGTCGGTGGGGTCCCTTTGGGACGCCGATCACCCCAGAAGCGGGGTCCTTATTCCACGCCGGTCAACAGCTGATCGTGCCGGACCGGCGGTCGCGTCCGCACAGCCATGACCTGGTCCTGGCCTTGTTCGAACAGGAGGGCATTGAGCCGCACATCATCCAGAACGCCGATGAGAAGCAGACCATGCTGAACATGGTGGCGGCAGGGATCGGGGCTGCCATCGTGCCGCGCTGGTGGTCAGGACTGGTGCCGCGTGGCGCGCATGTCTGCGGGCTGGAGATCAGCAACGATAATTCCCGCGCCAAGTTGCCACTTCATGTCGTTTGGCCTCGCGACGTGCGCGATCCCTCACGTGATACCGTGGTCGAGGTCTGCGGGCGGGTGATCTTGTGA
- the lldR gene encoding transcriptional regulator LldR, with protein MPSTRLPDQIADKLEQIIAARRLKAGDRLPAERKLAEDLQVSRSSLREGIQRLASRGVLVSRMGGGTYVAEPSPGWSNDAIFAPLESLMLGDPEYRFDVLEIRHALDGAAAWHAAMRATPQDKDRLRESFEHMIAMHGSDDPMAEARADAAFHLAIAEASHNLVLLQVTRALFDLLQVNISQNLEKLYTLPKVFEPLSAQHRELLEAIVAGDAGRARQAAHVHIDFVHTSLKTIDEDEARKARAFRLPSEKGQTP; from the coding sequence ATGCCATCCACGCGCCTGCCCGACCAGATCGCCGACAAGCTTGAACAGATCATCGCCGCGCGCCGGTTGAAGGCGGGCGACCGCCTGCCCGCCGAACGCAAGCTGGCCGAGGACTTGCAGGTCTCGCGTTCGTCCCTGCGCGAGGGGATCCAGAGGCTTGCAAGCCGTGGTGTCCTGGTCAGCCGGATGGGCGGCGGCACCTATGTCGCCGAACCCTCGCCGGGCTGGTCCAACGACGCGATCTTCGCGCCCCTAGAATCGCTGATGCTGGGCGATCCCGAATACCGTTTCGACGTGCTGGAAATCCGTCATGCCCTGGATGGCGCGGCGGCCTGGCACGCGGCGATGCGCGCCACGCCTCAGGACAAGGACCGCCTGCGGGAAAGCTTCGAACATATGATCGCCATGCATGGCAGCGACGATCCGATGGCCGAGGCACGGGCCGACGCGGCCTTTCACCTGGCCATCGCCGAGGCCTCGCACAACCTGGTCCTGTTGCAGGTCACGCGCGCTCTGTTCGATCTGTTGCAGGTCAACATCTCGCAGAACCTTGAAAAGCTCTACACTCTGCCCAAGGTCTTCGAGCCGCTCTCGGCCCAGCACCGCGAATTGCTGGAGGCCATCGTCGCAGGCGATGCCGGACGCGCCCGACAGGCGGCCCATGTCCATATCGACTTCGTTCACACATCCCTAAAAACCATTGACGAGGACGAGGCCCGCAAGGCGCGCGCGTTCCGTCTGCCTTCGGAAAAAGGGCAAACCCCATGA
- a CDS encoding XRE family transcriptional regulator, which produces MHLDADQTAYRKAIADALRRELGPTHQAIKTVMRWTGASERTAKYWLSGERGPSGEHLIRLAQHSDAVLITILAKAERLSEKPRHRCPSCPERLLVLQNLGQDDPMSEGSSQL; this is translated from the coding sequence GTGCACCTGGACGCCGATCAGACCGCCTATCGCAAGGCCATTGCCGATGCCCTGCGCCGCGAACTGGGACCGACGCATCAGGCCATCAAGACGGTGATGCGCTGGACCGGAGCGAGTGAGCGGACGGCCAAGTATTGGCTGTCTGGCGAACGCGGGCCGAGCGGGGAGCATCTGATCCGGCTCGCGCAGCATTCCGATGCGGTGTTGATCACCATTCTGGCCAAGGCCGAGCGACTGTCGGAGAAGCCGCGGCACAGATGTCCAAGCTGTCCGGAACGGCTTCTTGTGTTACAAAACCTCGGACAGGATGACCCTATGTCCGAGGGATCATCACAGCTTTAG
- the lldP gene encoding L-lactate permease — MEVWAQNYDPAGNIWLSSLIALIPIAFFFLALAVFRLKGYVAGTITVILALLVAILFYGMPVDMALASGVYGFFYGLWPIAWIIVGAVFLYKVSVKTGQFEIIRSSILSVTEDQRLQMILVGFAFGAFLEGAAGFGAPVAITAALLVGLGFKPLYAAGLCLIANTAPVAFGAMGIPIIVAGQVTNLDPFEIGQMAGRQLPFLTIIVLFWIMAIMDGWRGVRETWPAVLVGGGAFAVSQFLTSNFVGPELPDITSAIAALVVLTLFLRVWKPAHIFRFELDADEAARAAGAGLADTRRSYTSGQIVKAWSPFLILTVMVTIWSIAPFKRLFAADGPLAAWVVKIEVPLLHQLVQKVQPIVPEPAPYDAVYQFNWFSATGTAILIAAIITILFLRMRPGEALRTFGETLNELKIPIYAIGMVLGFAFVANYSGLSATLALALSHTGGAFTFFSPFLGWLGVFLTGSDTSSNALFGALQATTAQQIGVSDVLLVAANTTGGVTGKMISPQSIAIACAAVGLAGRESDLFRFTLKHSLAFTTMIGIITTVQAYLLPWMIP, encoded by the coding sequence ATGGAAGTTTGGGCGCAAAACTACGATCCGGCGGGAAACATCTGGCTGTCCAGCCTGATTGCCCTGATCCCGATCGCCTTCTTTTTCCTGGCCTTGGCCGTGTTCCGGCTGAAGGGCTATGTCGCCGGGACCATCACCGTCATCCTGGCGCTGCTGGTCGCGATCCTGTTCTATGGCATGCCGGTCGATATGGCGCTCGCCTCGGGCGTCTATGGCTTCTTCTACGGGCTGTGGCCGATCGCCTGGATCATCGTCGGCGCGGTGTTCCTCTACAAGGTCTCGGTCAAGACCGGCCAGTTCGAGATCATCCGGTCGTCGATCCTGTCGGTGACGGAAGACCAGCGGCTGCAGATGATCCTGGTGGGCTTTGCCTTCGGCGCCTTCCTGGAAGGCGCGGCGGGCTTCGGCGCGCCGGTCGCCATTACCGCCGCCCTGCTGGTGGGCCTGGGCTTCAAGCCGCTTTACGCCGCCGGCCTGTGCCTGATCGCCAATACCGCGCCGGTGGCCTTTGGCGCCATGGGCATCCCGATCATCGTGGCCGGGCAGGTGACGAACCTCGACCCGTTCGAGATCGGGCAGATGGCGGGACGGCAGCTGCCCTTCCTGACGATCATCGTGCTGTTCTGGATCATGGCGATCATGGACGGCTGGCGCGGCGTCAGGGAAACCTGGCCTGCGGTCCTGGTCGGCGGCGGCGCCTTTGCCGTCTCGCAATTCCTGACCTCGAACTTCGTGGGTCCTGAACTGCCCGACATCACTTCGGCCATCGCGGCTTTGGTCGTCCTGACCCTGTTCCTGCGGGTCTGGAAACCGGCGCATATCTTCCGCTTCGAACTTGACGCCGACGAGGCCGCCAGGGCCGCCGGTGCCGGTCTTGCCGACACGCGCCGCAGTTATACCTCTGGGCAGATCGTCAAGGCCTGGTCGCCCTTCCTGATCCTGACGGTCATGGTCACGATCTGGAGCATCGCCCCCTTCAAGCGCCTGTTCGCCGCCGATGGCCCGCTGGCCGCTTGGGTCGTCAAGATCGAGGTGCCGCTGCTGCACCAGCTGGTCCAAAAGGTCCAGCCCATCGTGCCCGAACCCGCGCCCTATGACGCCGTCTACCAGTTCAACTGGTTCTCGGCCACGGGCACGGCAATCCTGATCGCTGCGATCATCACCATCCTGTTCCTGAGGATGCGTCCGGGCGAAGCCCTGAGAACCTTCGGCGAGACGCTGAACGAGTTGAAGATCCCGATCTATGCCATCGGCATGGTGCTGGGCTTTGCCTTCGTCGCCAACTATTCCGGCCTGTCGGCGACGCTTGCGCTGGCGCTGTCCCATACCGGCGGGGCCTTCACCTTCTTCTCGCCCTTCCTGGGCTGGCTGGGGGTGTTCCTGACCGGATCCGACACCTCGTCCAACGCGCTGTTCGGGGCGTTGCAGGCCACGACCGCGCAGCAGATCGGCGTATCGGACGTGCTGCTGGTCGCGGCGAACACCACCGGGGGCGTGACGGGCAAGATGATCTCGCCCCAGTCCATCGCCATCGCCTGCGCCGCGGTGGGGCTGGCGGGACGCGAATCCGACCTGTTCCGCTTCACGCTGAAGCACAGCCTCGCATTCACCACGATGATCGGAATCATCACCACCGTGCAGGCCTATCTGCTGCCCTGGATGATCCCGTGA
- a CDS encoding purine nucleoside permease produces the protein MADPIKVKVFIGAMFEIGENSGDRAGEYQHWHERYWQDAAAREIPGAFAPVQCNDDGVCGSVLGMGKVNAAASMQAILLNPAYDFSDAYYLITGVAGTPPSRGTIGDVVWGSWLIDYDLGHRWAPEEGEPGAPVFMPRKGYEEYRVHKLNPDLVAWGVALSSDVALKDSEEVRTYRMRYPDTAAQAAPSIKVGTHMTGDTFFHGPGLSEEAQYMAGLYGADDYLVTEMEDNAIAQVINRLHGTDRIAAIRGSVNFDRGNPNETTLQHLDPAPGETAGGFAETVENIALVGAPLADRIVADWQIWEAGVPALAAK, from the coding sequence ATGGCCGACCCGATCAAGGTGAAGGTCTTCATCGGCGCGATGTTCGAGATCGGCGAGAACAGCGGGGATCGGGCCGGCGAATATCAGCATTGGCATGAGCGTTACTGGCAGGATGCGGCGGCGCGGGAAATCCCGGGTGCCTTCGCGCCGGTGCAGTGCAACGATGACGGCGTTTGCGGCTCTGTGTTGGGAATGGGCAAGGTCAATGCGGCCGCCTCGATGCAAGCCATCCTGCTGAACCCGGCCTATGATTTCTCGGACGCCTATTATCTCATCACTGGGGTCGCCGGCACGCCGCCGTCACGGGGAACGATCGGTGATGTGGTCTGGGGAAGCTGGCTGATCGATTATGATCTCGGCCATAGATGGGCCCCCGAGGAGGGTGAGCCGGGCGCACCGGTGTTCATGCCGCGAAAGGGATATGAAGAATACCGGGTTCACAAGCTGAACCCCGACCTGGTGGCTTGGGGCGTCGCGCTGTCCTCGGACGTTGCGCTGAAGGATTCCGAGGAGGTGCGGACCTATCGGATGCGCTATCCCGACACTGCGGCCCAGGCTGCGCCTTCGATCAAGGTGGGCACGCATATGACCGGTGACACCTTCTTCCATGGTCCCGGTCTCTCGGAGGAAGCGCAGTATATGGCCGGCCTCTACGGCGCCGATGACTATCTGGTCACCGAGATGGAGGACAACGCCATCGCCCAGGTCATCAACCGGCTGCACGGCACGGACCGGATCGCGGCGATCCGCGGATCGGTGAACTTCGACCGGGGCAATCCGAATGAGACCACGCTTCAGCATCTCGATCCCGCGCCGGGCGAGACGGCCGGTGGATTTGCGGAAACTGTCGAGAATATCGCACTGGTGGGCGCACCTCTGGCGGATCGGATCGTGGCGGATTGGCAGATCTGGGAAGCGGGCGTTCCGGCGTTGGCAGCCAAGTGA
- a CDS encoding LLM class flavin-dependent oxidoreductase yields the protein MTRQLHLNLFLMPRGHHESAWRHPGSVDRPLTDLQLYAEAVRMAEDAKFDAVFLADALVAPTNGGLVASGALEPITLLSALAALTSRIGLIGTASTTYSLPYTLARQFATLDHLSRGRAGWNIVTSWAPQAGANYGHAEDVPHEQRYQMAEDFLAAVDALWRSYPADAVLDDRAGGRYADASRIRPVDHRGPHWQTRGPLNVPGSPQGRPVYIQAGQSESGRAFAARWAEAIFTAHLTKDSARAFYRDIKTRAAGFGRSEADIVILPGISAAIGSTEAEAARVWEELDALTSPQIGLARLSARFGGHDFSAVPLDRPLRRDDFPDPAQVEASKSRATGYVDTALAEGLSLRQLLQRLAGARGHFSATGTPEQIADMIEDWFRSGAADGFNVMPPIQHSQLQIFADEVVPILRRRGLFRDHYEGRTLREHYGFRSQHAEDLESPLAS from the coding sequence ATGACCCGCCAACTGCACTTGAACCTGTTCCTGATGCCGCGCGGCCACCACGAAAGCGCCTGGCGGCATCCCGGCTCGGTCGATCGTCCCCTGACCGACCTTCAGCTTTACGCCGAGGCGGTCCGCATGGCCGAGGATGCCAAATTCGACGCGGTTTTCCTGGCTGACGCACTGGTGGCGCCGACCAATGGCGGGCTGGTGGCCAGCGGCGCGCTGGAGCCGATCACGCTGCTGTCGGCCCTTGCCGCCCTGACCAGCCGGATCGGGTTGATCGGCACTGCCTCCACGACCTACAGCCTGCCCTATACGCTGGCGCGGCAATTCGCGACGCTTGACCACCTGTCTCGGGGTCGGGCGGGCTGGAACATCGTCACGTCGTGGGCGCCGCAGGCCGGGGCGAATTACGGTCATGCCGAGGACGTACCGCACGAGCAGCGTTACCAGATGGCCGAGGATTTCCTGGCGGCAGTAGACGCGCTGTGGCGCAGCTATCCGGCCGATGCGGTGCTGGACGATCGCGCGGGCGGGCGCTATGCCGATGCGTCGCGGATCCGGCCGGTGGACCACCGGGGTCCGCATTGGCAGACGCGCGGCCCGCTGAACGTGCCGGGGAGCCCGCAGGGGCGGCCGGTCTATATCCAGGCGGGCCAGTCAGAGTCGGGGCGCGCCTTTGCCGCGAGATGGGCCGAGGCGATCTTCACCGCGCATCTGACCAAGGATTCGGCGCGGGCATTCTATCGCGACATCAAGACCCGCGCCGCAGGATTTGGCCGGTCCGAGGCCGACATCGTCATCCTGCCCGGCATCAGCGCCGCCATCGGGTCCACCGAAGCCGAGGCCGCGCGGGTGTGGGAGGAACTGGACGCGCTGACCAGCCCGCAGATCGGGCTGGCCCGGCTTTCGGCGCGCTTTGGCGGGCACGATTTTTCGGCCGTGCCGCTGGACCGCCCGCTGCGCCGCGACGACTTCCCGGACCCGGCGCAGGTCGAGGCCTCGAAGAGCCGCGCCACCGGCTATGTCGATACCGCCCTGGCCGAGGGGCTGTCCCTGCGCCAGCTGTTGCAAAGACTGGCGGGTGCTCGCGGACATTTCAGCGCGACCGGCACGCCCGAGCAGATCGCCGATATGATCGAGGACTGGTTCCGGTCGGGCGCGGCGGACGGGTTCAACGTGATGCCACCGATCCAGCATAGCCAGTTGCAGATCTTCGCCGACGAGGTCGTGCCGATCCTGCGCCGCCGGGGCCTGTTCCGCGATCACTATGAGGGTCGGACGCTGAGAGAGCATTACGGGTTCCGGTCGCAGCACGCCGAGGATCTCGAATCACCCTTGGCATCGTGA